One Mycoavidus sp. B2-EB genomic region harbors:
- the fmt gene encoding methionyl-tRNA formyltransferase, which produces MSRNLRIIFAGTPAFAATTLAAIQAAGFVVPLVLTQPDRPAGRGMKLAASPVKQFALKQGLLVIQPPSLRADGRFPAQAMAALEQLRLTPHDVMVVVAYGLLLPQAVLEIAPHGCINVHASLLPRWRGAAPIQRALAAGDEQTGVTLMQMDAGLDTGPMLKRASIPILTSDTAALLHDKLASLGAQLLVEELHMLAERGELQTTPQPAEGVTYAEKISKQEARLNWQLPAEVLARQVRAFDPFPGALVVLDGEPLKIWAATPVAAHKTARPGEIIQITPDAVTIACGAAALTVTQWQKAGGKRLAVSEFLKGFALREGQCFAV; this is translated from the coding sequence ATGTCGCGTAATTTAAGGATTATTTTTGCGGGTACCCCAGCATTTGCTGCGACCACTCTCGCCGCGATTCAGGCAGCAGGCTTCGTAGTCCCGCTGGTGCTGACGCAACCGGACCGGCCGGCTGGCCGCGGTATGAAGCTAGCGGCAAGTCCAGTGAAGCAGTTCGCTCTTAAACAAGGCTTACTGGTTATCCAACCTCCGTCGCTACGCGCGGATGGCCGCTTTCCGGCGCAAGCAATGGCTGCGCTTGAGCAACTGCGTTTAACTCCGCACGATGTTATGGTGGTGGTTGCATATGGTTTGTTGCTGCCGCAAGCCGTGCTTGAGATTGCGCCGCACGGTTGTATCAATGTTCATGCTTCCTTGCTGCCGCGCTGGCGTGGGGCGGCGCCAATCCAGCGCGCGCTTGCCGCAGGAGACGAGCAAACGGGCGTCACCTTAATGCAAATGGATGCAGGGCTGGATACGGGCCCCATGCTCAAGCGCGCCTCCATACCCATCTTAACTTCAGATACGGCAGCATTGCTGCATGATAAGTTGGCATCTTTAGGCGCACAACTGCTGGTTGAAGAACTTCACATGTTGGCCGAGCGAGGTGAACTGCAGACAACGCCACAGCCTGCTGAAGGTGTGACTTATGCAGAAAAAATCAGCAAGCAGGAAGCGCGGCTTAATTGGCAATTGCCCGCTGAGGTGCTTGCGCGTCAAGTGCGGGCTTTTGATCCGTTCCCTGGCGCGCTAGTGGTGCTGGATGGAGAGCCTCTTAAAATCTGGGCAGCAACGCCGGTTGCCGCGCACAAAACGGCTAGGCCAGGAGAAATCATTCAAATCACTCCCGATGCGGTAACCATTGCATGTGGCGCGGCTGCGCTAACGGTTACGCAATGGCAAAAAGCCGGCGGCAAAAGGCTTGCAGTGAGTGAGTTTCTAAAAGGTTTTGCGTTGCGAGAAGGGCAGTGTTTTGCGGTTTAA
- the dprA gene encoding DNA-processing protein DprA codes for MQTLALTDDEISAWLRLISTRGTGSIAIRRLLGVYGLPQYIFKQSQAALAQVVGAKLAEALKHVNSERLAKQVARVRNWMMIAGNHFVTLADPTYPRMLLEIADPPALLYVKGRLELLHAPSLAIVGSRHGTPQGLANAKQLAHTLAHAGLTIVSGLALGIDGAAHRGALDSPCSTIAVAGTGIDLVYPARHHALAHEIAAQGALVSEWPLSTNARAQHFPQRNRLIAGLTQGVLVVEAALQSGSLITARLAGEMGREVFALPGSIHSPLAKGCHRLIKEGAKLVECAQDILDEIRHKGPLSATISAKDHTDSTQEMPSLSAQPIAIYHPPQPHMHHNLNRSEHNSEVARIISPANTLQTNDMPATLDANAHCVLAALNYDPTSLELLAARTKLNSAILQATLLQLELSGWITALPGGRVERIQRDAASC; via the coding sequence ATGCAAACTCTCGCTCTCACCGACGATGAAATCTCTGCATGGCTACGCCTGATTAGCACGCGTGGCACAGGTTCAATTGCGATCCGTCGTTTGTTAGGCGTGTATGGATTACCGCAATATATTTTTAAGCAATCGCAAGCAGCGTTAGCACAAGTCGTCGGCGCCAAACTTGCAGAAGCTCTGAAACACGTCAACTCCGAGCGCCTTGCTAAGCAGGTTGCTCGCGTGCGCAATTGGATGATGATTGCCGGCAATCATTTTGTCACCCTGGCCGATCCAACCTACCCACGCATGCTACTCGAGATCGCGGATCCACCTGCATTATTGTACGTAAAGGGACGACTCGAATTATTACATGCGCCCTCGCTAGCGATTGTCGGCAGCCGCCACGGCACCCCCCAGGGGCTCGCGAATGCTAAACAACTTGCGCACACCCTCGCTCACGCAGGCTTAACCATTGTATCCGGGCTAGCGCTAGGTATCGATGGCGCTGCGCATCGGGGCGCACTGGATAGCCCTTGCAGTACAATTGCCGTCGCAGGTACTGGCATTGATCTAGTTTATCCAGCACGCCACCATGCGCTAGCACATGAAATTGCAGCGCAAGGCGCGCTGGTCTCTGAATGGCCGCTGAGTACAAACGCGCGCGCGCAGCATTTTCCGCAGCGCAATCGATTAATTGCTGGGTTAACGCAAGGGGTACTGGTGGTTGAAGCCGCCCTCCAATCTGGCTCTTTGATTACGGCCCGCTTAGCTGGCGAAATGGGGCGTGAGGTGTTCGCGCTACCAGGCTCGATCCATTCCCCTCTTGCCAAAGGCTGTCACCGACTCATCAAAGAAGGCGCAAAGCTCGTCGAGTGCGCGCAAGATATACTAGATGAGATACGGCACAAAGGCCCGCTCAGCGCCACCATAAGCGCAAAAGACCATACCGACTCAACCCAAGAAATGCCATCCTTATCCGCTCAGCCCATTGCTATATATCACCCGCCTCAACCGCACATGCACCATAACCTGAATCGGTCAGAACACAATTCTGAGGTAGCCAGAATCATCTCTCCGGCCAACACTCTGCAAACCAATGATATGCCCGCCACACTCGATGCCAACGCGCATTGCGTACTTGCGGCACTCAATTATGATCCAACCTCGCTCGAATTGCTTGCCGCGCGCACCAAGCTAAACAGTGCGATACTACAAGCAACACTATTGCAATTAGAGCTAAGTGGTTGGATTACAGCATTGCCTGGCGGCCGCGTAGAACGCATTCAACGTGATGCGGCAAGCTGCTAA
- the def gene encoding peptide deformylase: protein MALLNILNYPDIRLRKKAKPVAVIDERIHQLVRDMAETMYAAPGIGLAATQVDVHERVVVIDISEARDQLQVLINPELIWLSEDKKVYEEGCLSVPGIYDKVERADRVRVRALNERGESFEINAEGLLAVCIQHEMDHLLGKVFIEYLSPLKQARIKTKMKKLTKAM from the coding sequence ATGGCTTTATTAAATATATTAAATTACCCCGATATTCGGCTGCGGAAGAAGGCTAAGCCAGTTGCGGTTATCGATGAGCGGATTCACCAACTGGTGCGCGATATGGCTGAAACTATGTATGCTGCGCCAGGTATTGGCTTGGCTGCAACTCAAGTGGATGTGCATGAGCGTGTCGTGGTGATTGATATTTCCGAAGCGCGCGACCAACTGCAAGTATTGATTAATCCAGAACTGATTTGGTTAAGCGAAGATAAAAAAGTTTATGAGGAAGGTTGTTTGTCCGTGCCGGGTATCTATGACAAAGTAGAGCGGGCAGATCGAGTACGTGTGCGGGCGCTTAATGAGCGCGGTGAAAGTTTTGAAATAAATGCGGAGGGTCTACTGGCGGTCTGCATTCAGCACGAAATGGATCATTTGCTGGGTAAAGTGTTTATTGAGTATTTATCGCCGCTGAAACAAGCTCGCATCAAAACAAAAATGAAAAAACTGACGAAAGCAATGTAG
- the htpX gene encoding zinc metalloprotease HtpX produces MFNWLKTTVLMAAITGLFIAIGAMIGGQRGMLIALLFALAMNFFSYWFSDRMVLRMYNAQEVDETSAPQFYRMVRELAIRAELPMPRVYLINEAAPNAFATGRNPQHAAVAATTGLLRILSEREIRGVMAHELAHVKHRDILLSTISATMAGAISALANFAMFFGGRDENGRPTNPLASLAVAIFAPLAAALIQMAISRAREFEADRGGALISGEPQALALALEKIHRYAKGIPFAAAESHPATAQMMIMNPLLGGSLARLFSTHPEVEERVARLMEMTRTGQYPI; encoded by the coding sequence ATGTTTAATTGGCTTAAAACAACTGTTTTGATGGCCGCTATTACCGGCCTATTTATTGCCATTGGCGCTATGATTGGCGGGCAGCGGGGAATGTTGATCGCTTTGTTATTTGCGTTGGCCATGAACTTTTTTTCCTATTGGTTTTCCGACCGAATGGTGTTGCGCATGTATAACGCGCAAGAAGTTGATGAAACGAGCGCGCCCCAGTTTTATCGCATGGTGCGTGAATTAGCCATCCGCGCTGAATTGCCAATGCCACGTGTCTATCTAATTAATGAAGCGGCGCCAAACGCTTTTGCTACTGGGCGTAACCCGCAGCATGCTGCGGTAGCTGCAACCACTGGGCTTTTGCGGATTTTATCCGAGCGCGAAATTCGAGGCGTAATGGCGCATGAGCTAGCGCATGTGAAGCATCGAGATATTTTACTTTCAACGATTTCCGCCACGATGGCGGGAGCAATTTCAGCGTTGGCTAACTTCGCCATGTTCTTTGGTGGGCGCGATGAAAATGGTCGTCCGACTAATCCATTAGCGAGTCTTGCCGTGGCGATTTTTGCACCCTTAGCCGCAGCGCTTATTCAAATGGCGATTTCTCGCGCGCGTGAATTCGAAGCAGACCGAGGTGGTGCTCTCATTTCTGGCGAGCCGCAAGCGCTGGCTTTAGCACTTGAAAAAATTCATCGCTATGCAAAGGGAATTCCTTTTGCCGCGGCTGAGTCTCATCCAGCGACAGCCCAGATGATGATTATGAATCCTCTCTTAGGCGGCTCGCTTGCTCGTCTTTTCTCAACTCATCCCGAGGTTGAGGAGAGGGTGGCGCGTTTGATGGAAATGACGCGCACCGGACAGTATCCAATTTGA
- a CDS encoding ferredoxin, with the protein MTLFYRHHVFFCTNQRANDTRPSCANCNAQKMQEHAKKRVRELGLSGPAHIRINKAGCLDRCEQGPVVVVYPQGVWYTYIDEADIDEIIDSHLVGGKIVERLLIPQGDSLAP; encoded by the coding sequence ATGACTCTTTTTTATCGACATCATGTTTTTTTCTGCACCAATCAACGCGCGAATGATACGCGCCCTAGTTGCGCGAATTGCAATGCACAAAAAATGCAAGAGCATGCAAAAAAAAGAGTGCGCGAACTGGGCTTGAGTGGGCCGGCACACATTCGCATTAACAAGGCGGGCTGTTTGGATCGTTGTGAGCAAGGTCCGGTCGTAGTGGTATATCCGCAAGGCGTTTGGTACACCTATATCGATGAGGCTGATATTGATGAAATTATTGATTCGCACCTGGTTGGCGGCAAGATTGTTGAGCGTTTATTGATTCCGCAAGGAGATTCTCTGGCTCCTTAA
- a CDS encoding alpha/beta hydrolase, with protein MADPKKYLIDGPIGKIEIAIDWPPESEAQNVPARGIALIAHPHPLLGGTMDNKVAHTLARTLMQLGYVAVRSNFRGVGRTEGEHDHGLGEQDDLLAVLEHIRTQPLCADGPLVLAGFSFGTFVLSHLAQRLAQTNTQVQRLVFVGTAAGRWAVAPVPEDTIVIHGEQDDTIPLTAVFDWARPQELPVTIIPGADHFFHRKLHLLKRIIVESWRV; from the coding sequence ATGGCAGACCCGAAAAAATATTTAATTGATGGGCCAATTGGTAAAATCGAAATAGCGATCGATTGGCCGCCGGAGAGCGAGGCGCAGAATGTTCCTGCTCGTGGTATAGCGTTGATTGCACATCCGCACCCATTACTCGGGGGAACGATGGATAATAAGGTGGCTCATACCTTAGCGCGCACTCTCATGCAACTGGGTTACGTTGCGGTTCGTTCAAATTTTCGCGGAGTGGGTCGCACCGAAGGCGAGCATGATCATGGCCTGGGTGAGCAAGACGATTTGTTGGCGGTGCTCGAGCATATTCGCACCCAGCCACTTTGTGCCGATGGTCCACTTGTATTAGCGGGGTTTTCGTTTGGCACTTTTGTGCTGTCGCATCTTGCGCAACGCTTGGCGCAAACGAATACCCAGGTGCAGCGGCTGGTTTTTGTTGGCACTGCTGCTGGTCGTTGGGCCGTGGCCCCTGTGCCAGAGGATACGATTGTCATTCATGGGGAGCAAGATGATACGATTCCGCTAACCGCGGTTTTCGATTGGGCGCGCCCGCAGGAATTGCCGGTCACGATTATTCCAGGCGCTGACCATTTCTTTCATCGCAAACTTCATCTACTTAAACGAATTATTGTAGAGAGCTGGCGCGTATAG
- a CDS encoding PAS domain-containing sensor histidine kinase — protein MPSNASFTRYVVRSLLTTIAIVALLLLVLLALASSANTEFFDRYYSWLYSANIAIALIFMLIVGGLIWIIVTRLRQGKFGARLLAKLAIFFALVGVLPGGILYLVSLQFVSRSIESWFDLNVEKALASGLDLGRGLLDNSLADLHNNGRLIASQLAAADETNLTLTLLRLREQFGVQEAIIVSSTGRVLAQASPNFTALVPNDLPTPMMLRQARTAGYAGLEGELDAESTGQLMESAKGALRLRVVVRIPADYQNLGRQDERFLQLTRSVQPQLARNAAEMQRAWRDYQEKALGRTGLRKMYIGTLTLALFLATFIAMMLAFGLGNQLARPLFLLAQGTLEVARGDYRQKYEINTNDELGFLMQSFNAMTRQLSEAHAAVERNRVALENSKAYLESVLANLTAGVFVFDRKFRLTIANVGAERIFRQPLQGHLNYLLEEITALAGFASMVRKAFAVRDAELATIEGDLGHWQQQFEIQIQGEVDPLTLLVRGTRLLLPAIEASGEVVSEKGAVIAGYVVVFDDISDIISAQRSVAWGEVARRLAHEIKNPLTPIQLSAERLQMKLAEKLAPADAEVLRRGATTIINQVAAMKQMVDDFREYARMPPTVLHDLQLNDLITEVLALYGVGEEKSFIQADLAPLPMIRGDPTQLRQVIHNLLQNAQDAVAEVFAPHVLIETKAVEYEHPDIPSKNCLAVRLSVMDNGSGFPARILTRAFEPYVTSKAKGTGLGLATVKKIIDEHAASISIRNRPPADGASIGTSGAQISILFLQLADGELEPYTGKLISSKIEQMARQQTKVV, from the coding sequence ATGCCAAGTAACGCTTCCTTCACACGTTATGTGGTCCGATCGCTACTCACAACAATAGCGATCGTAGCGTTATTGTTGCTAGTACTGTTGGCGTTAGCGAGTAGCGCCAATACGGAGTTTTTCGATCGCTATTATTCATGGTTATATTCAGCCAACATTGCGATTGCACTGATTTTCATGTTAATCGTCGGTGGTCTGATATGGATTATCGTCACTCGGTTACGTCAAGGCAAATTTGGTGCTCGGCTGCTCGCGAAACTCGCCATATTTTTTGCTCTGGTTGGGGTGCTGCCAGGTGGCATCCTCTATTTGGTCTCGCTGCAATTTGTTTCGCGCAGTATTGAATCGTGGTTTGATTTAAATGTTGAAAAGGCATTGGCCTCTGGGCTTGATCTTGGCCGTGGCTTGCTCGATAACTCATTAGCTGATCTGCATAATAATGGCCGTTTGATAGCAAGTCAGCTCGCGGCCGCAGATGAAACCAATTTGACGCTGACTTTATTGCGCTTACGCGAGCAATTTGGGGTGCAAGAAGCCATTATCGTATCTTCGACAGGCCGGGTGTTGGCGCAAGCCTCTCCTAATTTTACGGCCCTTGTGCCAAATGATTTACCGACTCCTATGATGTTGCGTCAAGCTCGGACAGCCGGTTATGCCGGACTTGAAGGCGAACTCGACGCTGAATCTACGGGCCAACTCATGGAGAGTGCCAAAGGCGCTCTCCGTTTGCGTGTAGTGGTGCGGATCCCCGCTGATTATCAAAATTTAGGGCGTCAAGATGAGCGTTTTTTGCAGTTAACACGCTCCGTGCAGCCCCAATTGGCGCGTAACGCAGCGGAGATGCAACGTGCTTGGCGTGACTACCAAGAAAAGGCATTGGGCCGCACTGGATTGCGTAAAATGTATATTGGCACGTTGACGCTGGCCCTCTTTTTGGCAACTTTTATTGCAATGATGTTGGCGTTTGGGTTGGGCAACCAGCTTGCTCGGCCCCTCTTTTTACTGGCGCAAGGTACGCTAGAAGTGGCGCGCGGCGATTATCGGCAAAAATATGAAATCAACACTAACGATGAGCTTGGTTTTTTGATGCAGTCGTTTAATGCAATGACTCGGCAGTTATCGGAAGCGCACGCAGCCGTTGAACGTAATCGGGTTGCCTTAGAGAATTCAAAAGCTTATCTTGAAAGTGTATTGGCGAACTTAACCGCGGGCGTATTTGTGTTTGATCGGAAATTCCGCCTCACGATTGCTAACGTCGGGGCTGAGCGAATCTTCCGCCAACCGTTGCAAGGGCACTTGAATTATTTGCTTGAAGAAATTACTGCCTTGGCAGGTTTTGCTTCAATGGTACGCAAGGCTTTTGCTGTGCGAGATGCTGAACTGGCGACAATCGAGGGGGATCTGGGGCACTGGCAGCAGCAATTTGAAATCCAGATCCAAGGAGAAGTAGATCCGCTTACCTTGCTCGTGCGAGGGACGCGTTTACTATTGCCAGCCATTGAAGCGAGCGGTGAAGTGGTGTCGGAGAAAGGCGCTGTGATTGCAGGTTATGTGGTTGTGTTTGATGATATTTCAGATATTATCTCGGCACAACGCTCGGTCGCTTGGGGTGAGGTTGCGCGTCGGTTGGCGCATGAAATCAAAAACCCGCTCACGCCGATCCAACTCTCGGCCGAGCGGCTGCAGATGAAGTTAGCCGAAAAGCTTGCTCCTGCGGATGCGGAGGTTTTGCGACGAGGAGCAACTACGATTATTAACCAGGTGGCGGCGATGAAGCAGATGGTTGACGATTTTCGAGAATATGCGCGGATGCCGCCGACAGTGCTGCATGATTTGCAATTAAATGATTTAATCACAGAGGTGCTGGCGCTTTATGGTGTTGGCGAAGAGAAAAGCTTTATCCAAGCTGATTTAGCTCCATTGCCGATGATACGGGGTGATCCAACGCAATTGCGCCAGGTGATTCACAATCTGCTGCAAAATGCACAAGACGCTGTGGCAGAGGTCTTTGCGCCGCATGTGCTGATTGAGACAAAAGCAGTAGAATATGAGCACCCAGACATACCCAGTAAGAACTGTTTAGCGGTGAGGCTCAGTGTAATGGATAACGGTTCTGGCTTTCCAGCACGAATTCTTACGCGTGCTTTTGAACCTTATGTGACGAGCAAGGCCAAAGGTACAGGCTTGGGACTTGCCACGGTTAAGAAAATTATTGATGAGCATGCTGCTAGTATTAGTATTCGCAACCGCCCACCGGCGGATGGAGCAAGTATAGGGACGAGCGGCGCGCAAATTTCGATTCTTTTCCTTCAATTGGCGGATGGTGAGTTAGAGCCGTACACAGGAAAGTTAATCTCAAGCAAAATCGAGCAGATGGCGAGACAGCAGACAAAGGTAGTTTAA
- a CDS encoding glycosyltransferase family 39 protein, producing the protein MSNKPVSVKKLTSLSFQPKPQSIRWLLLWLVIAYVLVGVFGRDPWKADEPYSFGMVLNFLHGLAWSVDWIVPHVGVDPFVEKPPLMYWSAALSAHLTSAFLPLQEGAQLAVIAWMAVTLVALSATARWLYGSRYSVLACMLLLGTLGVVVHVHKLIADVPQLAGTVLALAGLVRFVMAPQAPTWKAGLMLGVGAGVAFMSKGVLVPALLALTYLASVVLLPVFRTRQSVVLLLWAVSAALPWLLVWPYLFWRASEPLFIEWFWNNNFGRFFGFSEVGEARSNYWQDISLAITLAFPAGWLAVAELFKRWRTYSTAENVRSTAVFSGTKNEIKSARAVLWIYVVIFYTVLLGMSASLREVYLLPVYPALALLGASIALPARLDRVWRKVSVIFFSACGIWVWFCWGALLAGDGHLIPPVFARWLPLNYVLRFNLGWLLAGLSLTGLWIYAMVWRARLGAIAMSFAGITLIWGLLHTVLLPWLNEARSYRSAFNALKMVLPQQYDCLAVFNVGESERAMLHYFIGVKPVQSASLNAMTCQVALVLDKADHRFSALPPDAWREIWRGGRMGDENERFRAYVRREFSLNQNQ; encoded by the coding sequence ATGTCAAACAAACCGGTATCCGTAAAAAAGCTCACCTCGCTTTCTTTTCAACCCAAGCCGCAATCTATCCGCTGGCTTCTTCTATGGTTGGTGATCGCCTATGTACTTGTAGGCGTATTTGGGCGTGATCCATGGAAAGCGGATGAGCCCTATTCATTCGGGATGGTCTTAAATTTTTTGCACGGGCTAGCTTGGAGCGTGGATTGGATCGTGCCTCACGTTGGTGTAGATCCTTTTGTTGAGAAACCTCCCTTGATGTATTGGAGCGCGGCGCTATCGGCCCACTTAACTTCAGCCTTTTTGCCATTGCAAGAGGGCGCGCAGTTGGCTGTTATTGCCTGGATGGCGGTTACGCTGGTTGCATTATCGGCAACGGCTCGTTGGCTGTATGGTAGCCGGTATAGTGTGCTGGCCTGTATGCTTTTGCTCGGAACATTAGGCGTTGTTGTGCATGTGCATAAATTGATTGCTGATGTGCCGCAATTGGCGGGTACAGTATTGGCGCTAGCTGGGTTGGTGCGCTTTGTGATGGCGCCGCAAGCGCCAACTTGGAAAGCTGGGCTAATGTTAGGGGTTGGCGCAGGTGTTGCGTTTATGAGCAAGGGCGTTTTGGTGCCGGCTCTGTTGGCATTGACTTATTTAGCCTCGGTTGTCTTGCTGCCTGTATTTCGCACGCGTCAGTCCGTTGTATTGTTATTGTGGGCGGTTTCAGCGGCATTGCCTTGGTTGTTAGTTTGGCCCTATTTATTCTGGCGGGCTTCGGAGCCATTATTTATTGAATGGTTCTGGAATAATAATTTTGGCCGGTTTTTCGGCTTTAGTGAGGTTGGTGAGGCGCGTTCTAATTATTGGCAAGATATAAGTTTGGCTATCACGCTAGCATTTCCAGCGGGCTGGTTAGCCGTCGCAGAATTGTTCAAACGCTGGCGCACCTATTCCACTGCAGAAAATGTGCGCAGCACGGCCGTTTTTAGCGGCACGAAGAATGAAATTAAATCGGCGCGCGCGGTTCTTTGGATTTATGTAGTCATTTTTTATACGGTGTTGTTAGGGATGTCGGCCTCGCTACGCGAAGTCTATCTCTTACCGGTATATCCTGCATTGGCGCTACTGGGCGCTAGCATCGCTTTGCCGGCACGGCTAGATCGCGTTTGGCGTAAGGTTTCCGTGATTTTCTTCTCGGCCTGCGGCATTTGGGTTTGGTTTTGCTGGGGGGCGTTATTGGCTGGCGACGGTCATTTAATTCCGCCCGTATTTGCGCGTTGGTTGCCGTTAAATTACGTACTGCGGTTCAATCTGGGTTGGTTGTTAGCTGGCCTGAGCTTAACCGGATTATGGATCTATGCAATGGTTTGGCGTGCGCGCCTGGGCGCAATTGCCATGAGCTTCGCCGGCATAACGTTAATCTGGGGGCTATTGCACACCGTGTTACTGCCTTGGTTGAATGAGGCGCGGAGTTATCGGAGTGCGTTTAACGCATTAAAAATGGTCTTGCCTCAGCAGTATGATTGTCTGGCCGTATTTAATGTAGGCGAATCGGAGCGGGCGATGTTGCATTATTTTATCGGCGTTAAGCCCGTGCAAAGCGCATCTTTAAATGCAATGACCTGCCAGGTTGCTTTGGTTTTAGATAAAGCCGACCATCGTTTTTCGGCTTTGCCACCGGATGCGTGGCGGGAAATTTGGCGCGGCGGCAGAATGGGCGATGAAAATGAGCGCTTTCGCGCATATGTGCGGCGAGAATTCAGCCTGAATCAGAATCAATAG
- a CDS encoding DUF4390 domain-containing protein: protein MTDLRLFLLKWIVAAGLIWPELASAQANTIYVQRASLEADHLGWALDARFEFVLNESLEDAINRGIPLYFTTNFELTRSRWYWFDEETVRVAQSIRLSYQPLTRQYRLSSGGLQLGFPTLVDALKVIKHVNVWHTIDRAVVVPGNVYTASVRMQLDTALMPKPFQIDAVNNRDWRLASDWKRFEFVVNQHAK, encoded by the coding sequence GTGACTGATTTGCGTCTTTTTCTACTCAAATGGATCGTGGCTGCCGGGCTTATCTGGCCTGAACTCGCTTCAGCGCAAGCGAATACGATTTATGTGCAGCGCGCCTCGCTTGAAGCCGATCATCTGGGCTGGGCGCTTGATGCTCGTTTTGAGTTTGTTTTAAACGAGAGCCTGGAAGATGCGATCAATCGGGGCATACCACTTTATTTCACCACTAATTTTGAATTGACGCGCTCCCGCTGGTATTGGTTTGATGAGGAAACCGTGCGCGTGGCGCAAAGCATACGGTTGTCATATCAGCCGCTGACACGCCAGTATCGACTCTCAAGCGGTGGTTTGCAATTGGGTTTCCCAACCCTTGTAGATGCTCTTAAGGTCATTAAACATGTCAATGTATGGCATACCATCGACCGCGCGGTAGTGGTGCCGGGGAATGTCTACACGGCGTCCGTGCGGATGCAGTTGGATACCGCACTGATGCCTAAACCCTTTCAAATTGATGCTGTGAATAACCGTGATTGGAGGCTTGCTTCCGATTGGAAGCGATTCGAGTTTGTGGTGAATCAACATGCCAAGTAA
- the rsmB gene encoding 16S rRNA (cytosine(967)-C(5))-methyltransferase RsmB — protein sequence MQPAPDSLAFALNNAARALAVVRAGTALPAALTALFAEIEVPAARGAIQDIAYRTLRALGRADALLAALVRKPPTAPVANLLTCALALLSDEPDAAIYAPFTVVDQAVCAASVQPETHPMKGFVNAVLRNFLRSRATLLAQIMRNPVARWNHPRWWIDEVRAAWPTAWEGILSAGNTHAPLTLRVNQRRSTVAEYLDVLHTAQIPAVAAGPSAVRLLRALPVERVPGFMQGVVSVQDASAQRAAPLLEVRPGMRVLDACAAPGGKTGHLLELAEIDLVALEVDQARAMRIKQNLDRLQLVATVCIGSASSPEQWWDGQLFDRVLIDAPCSGSGIVRRHPDIRWLRRSTDLTALAREQQRMLAALWPLLKPGGELVYATCSIFPIEGEGQAQWFEGKQQDAVRLSAPGQILPSTALPDAGSNIEDRDGFFYARFRKQ from the coding sequence ATGCAGCCGGCTCCAGATTCGCTTGCTTTTGCTCTTAATAACGCAGCGCGTGCGCTTGCTGTAGTTCGCGCTGGGACGGCATTGCCTGCTGCGCTGACCGCATTATTTGCGGAAATTGAGGTTCCCGCCGCACGTGGAGCAATTCAAGACATTGCTTACCGAACCTTACGTGCATTAGGTCGGGCAGATGCACTACTTGCTGCGCTGGTGCGTAAACCTCCTACGGCACCGGTTGCAAACCTGTTGACCTGTGCTTTGGCTTTGTTAAGCGATGAGCCTGATGCGGCTATTTATGCACCTTTCACCGTAGTTGACCAGGCCGTTTGCGCGGCTAGCGTACAACCTGAAACCCATCCGATGAAAGGGTTCGTGAATGCCGTATTGCGTAATTTTTTGCGCTCGCGCGCTACGTTATTGGCGCAAATTATGCGTAACCCGGTCGCACGCTGGAATCATCCACGCTGGTGGATTGATGAGGTACGAGCTGCGTGGCCTACTGCGTGGGAAGGGATCTTGTCAGCCGGCAATACGCATGCGCCGCTGACTTTACGCGTTAATCAACGCCGTTCGACCGTTGCTGAATATCTTGATGTCTTACATACTGCGCAGATTCCTGCCGTAGCAGCAGGCCCAAGTGCGGTACGGTTATTGCGTGCATTACCCGTGGAGCGTGTGCCCGGCTTTATGCAAGGTGTGGTTTCGGTGCAAGATGCGAGTGCGCAGAGGGCCGCTCCATTACTTGAGGTTCGCCCCGGGATGCGGGTGCTGGATGCGTGCGCCGCGCCTGGTGGTAAGACGGGACATTTGCTTGAATTAGCGGAGATCGATTTAGTCGCCCTTGAGGTGGATCAGGCGCGTGCCATGCGGATCAAGCAAAATCTAGATCGTTTGCAGTTAGTCGCGACGGTCTGCATTGGGAGTGCGAGTTCTCCTGAGCAATGGTGGGATGGGCAGCTATTTGATCGGGTGCTGATTGATGCGCCGTGTTCTGGTTCAGGTATTGTGCGTCGTCACCCAGATATTCGCTGGCTCAGACGCTCCACTGACTTGACTGCGCTGGCGCGCGAACAACAGCGTATGTTGGCGGCTCTTTGGCCATTGTTAAAACCAGGTGGTGAATTAGTTTATGCTACTTGCTCGATTTTCCCGATAGAAGGTGAAGGCCAAGCGCAATGGTTTGAAGGAAAACAACAAGATGCTGTACGATTGAGTGCTCCGGGCCAAATTTTGCCCTCTACTGCGCTACCAGACGCTGGCTCAAATATAGAGGATCGGGATGGATTTTTTTATGCTCGTTTTCGTAAACAGTGA